The following nucleotide sequence is from Paenibacillus odorifer.
GGTTTGTCCTCAGCAGCCTTTCGGTTCACTGCCCAGACCGCAAAGGTCATCCCTAAGCCCGTCCATTTCTTCCAAACCTCAGCTAGATCTGTAACGATATAACCTTGATCCTGCCATGAGGCTTTAATAGCATTATCACCAATTAATAAGCAGGCATCCGCTTCATGCATCATGGCATCCAAATCAGGATTAGCGCTAATATATTCCGGTTTATTGCCAAAAGCTTTTTCCATTAAAATTTTCAGCAAATTTACCGAGGTTGCAGAAGTATTCGTAACAGCAATCTTACCGCTACCAATCTGAGCAAATGGCACCCTGGAAAAAAGGAATATTGATCTCACAGGACCGTCCGCGCTAACCGATAAATCAGGTAGTAGTAATAATTTGTCACTGGCCTCAGCATAAGCAAAAGAGGATAAAGCACCTACATGAATAGTTCCACGGCTCATCCCCTGATTAAGAATGGCAGGTACCTCACTCACCATCTCTGCAGGATATTTTAATGCAGAGGGATGAAAATTGTGAAATACCGGCCATGAGTTGGTATAGCTGATTTTGCCGATGATGGTGTGGCTGTTATTGTCCATCCTTTCAATCCCCCCATCTTCGAAATAAATTGTGTTCAATATTAAAGCTGTCAAGCACTTTGCCCACCATGAAATTAATCAGATCATCCATACTTTGCGGCCCGAAATAAAAAGCCGGCATTGCGGGAATCATCCGAACTCCCAGACGGGACAGCTTCAACATATTCTCTAGATGAATGGCA
It contains:
- a CDS encoding menaquinone biosynthetic enzyme MqnA/MqnD family protein gives rise to the protein MDNNSHTIIGKISYTNSWPVFHNFHPSALKYPAEMVSEVPAILNQGMSRGTIHVGALSSFAYAEASDKLLLLPDLSVSADGPVRSIFLFSRVPFAQIGSGKIAVTNTSATSVNLLKILMEKAFGNKPEYISANPDLDAMMHEADACLLIGDNAIKASWQDQGYIVTDLAEVWKKWTGLGMTFAVWAVNRKAAEDKPEAISEIAEAFAESKMRGLRDLDPIVQAACSNIGGTKSYWEGYFRNLCYDFGERQQQGLNLYFRYAYEMGLLPQEVKMEIWSHKLLTRVKE